ACAGGAAAAATTCAAAATGGTAGAATCATACAAAGGGTTACTAGTTTAAAAGTATCATAGATAACAACTATCCTCTTGAAGAACACTAAAAAACTAGGcccattttataaaaaaatattgctTTTCTTCCTTTAACAAACTTTGAAATGGCCAAGTTACATGTATAAGTAGCCAAATAAATCTACTACAAATTTTATTGTAgtataacttaaaaaaaaaatctttgaaaTATAACCTCTATTTAAATATCACACCTTGTCAGTTAAAACTTACAGGAATTGACTAACATCTTATAGCAAAAACCAAAACAATACACAATATTGAAGTAGCGCAATACTAAGCAATAAAATAGATAACACAACTTTAGgacaatacataaataaattacTATGGAAGGGTCATGAAGAGATAGAAAAGAATCACTAGGTCATTTCCATATGGAGAAAATCAAATTCCAGTCATCTTTGAATTAGCAAGCCATATATAATAGTTATGATGAGAGTATATACCTTAAGGAGATGTAGCGCAATCAAACTTAATTTCACACATGCTGGAGCACCTTGGTAATGCCAATAAGTTTTTGAGAACTTTGTTCTTCTGTTGAATGTCTAAAAATCTATCAGTAGATATAATCATTCTCTCCAAAACAATTCCTTCTCGTAAAACATACGCAAGAAACTCTAGCTCATCAGTGAATCCTTGATATCCTTTATAGTGAATAAAGGTCAGGTGTAATACATGATGAAAAATAGGAGCCCTAGGTGGTTTTCCCCATTTGGATGGTTCCTGGCACCAACAAGGTTCATATAAGAAGCATATTCAAACAATGAtacacacacaaacacacacacacacacacacacacacacacacacacacacacacacacacacacacacacacagagagCAAAGGTAAATATAATTAAACTTGAGAGTTCAACTAACATTGTTATTCTCAATTGTGAGAAGTCGAAGCATATGACATTTCTCGAGTATTTTCACCACAAAACTCATGTTGAAATGTGGTAGAACGAGCTCCAACTCATGTAAATAGCGAAATTTTGGAATATCAAGAGTAGGGGCACGAATCATGTTCTGTTTACACATACAAGACATTATTAGCACAAAACTAAATAACTTGATGTATTATGTATGAACTATGGCAAAATTATAAACTCCATTGTACCTTTGTTGTAGAACAACCCAAGACTAGATGCTTTACTCCAGAAAGAGCATGTAAAAGCTTGCGAAACATATACTCATATGCGACATAAACATCAAGATTCGCTTCCACCACTTTGTGTAAGTGACAATAGGAACACTTGAAGGGGGCAAAGCTTTGGCCGATTCTGAGATAGTTAAGACAAGGGGTGTCAAATTCAAGGTAAGTCCCTGACTTGTCGTAAACCACAAAATTCAACCTCTTTAAAGAAGGAGGGAAACGAAGCATGGGGAAGCTTGTGGTCGAGAAAGAGAGATCAAGAGTTTCAAGGATTGGACAACCATACAAAAGTGCCTGAATGGAATCCACAGAGACGATGTTGAGTTGCAAGACCTTCAAGGATGGCAACTGAACTAAAGAAAGATTATGAATGTTGATCGGACCACAGA
This portion of the Lotus japonicus ecotype B-129 chromosome 3, LjGifu_v1.2 genome encodes:
- the LOC130745955 gene encoding F-box/FBD/LRR-repeat protein At5g53840-like; translation: MDPTTQNEEDTGGIDRINSLSNSILCHILSFLPTKTCVATSLVCRRWRNLWEHVKVLNLCDDAFKAYGNLDLFERFAIFVNGVLALRKCREIQKLCLKCEYSLVDMLSSISITTWVRAAIGPQLEELRLDLYPMDGPEFVVPRTLFTCTNLVSLYLCGPINIHNLSLVQLPSLKVLQLNIVSVDSIQALLYGCPILETLDLSFSTTSFPMLRFPPSLKRLNFVVYDKSGTYLEFDTPCLNYLRIGQSFAPFKCSYCHLHKVVEANLDVYVAYEYMFRKLLHALSGVKHLVLGCSTTKNMIRAPTLDIPKFRYLHELELVLPHFNMSFVVKILEKCHMLRLLTIENNNEPSKWGKPPRAPIFHHVLHLTFIHYKGYQGFTDELEFLAYVLREGIVLERMIISTDRFLDIQQKNKVLKNLLALPRCSSMCEIKFDCATSP